The proteins below come from a single Prolixibacter sp. NT017 genomic window:
- the nqrF gene encoding NADH:ubiquinone reductase (Na(+)-transporting) subunit F, producing the protein MIILATQTAVIVTSVVVFLLVILLLVGILLYAKKKLTPSGSVVVNINDGEKTIETEPGSTLLSTLGNNKIFLPSACGGGGTCGMCRCQVDSGAGSILPTETGFFTRKEQQNNWRLSCQVKVKEDIEMRVPQEVMGIKKWECTVVSNKNVATFIKEFVVKLPEGENLDFKSGGYIQIDVPKTEVDFKDFEIDEKFRGDWEKFGLFDLKMKNPEPTYRAYSMANHPAEGNIVMLNIRIATPPFDRVNGGFQKVNPGICSSYIYSLKPGDKVTISGPYGEFFLKDNDNEMMFIGGGAGMAPMRSHLFHLFHTVKESNKKVTFWYGARSWKEVFYYDQFRDIEKNFPNFEFHLALSEPLPEDNWDGPTGFIHQVIYDNYLSKHEEPEEIDYYLCGPPMMNDAVTKMLYELGVPDENVLFDDFGG; encoded by the coding sequence ATGATAATTCTGGCAACACAAACAGCAGTTATCGTCACCAGCGTAGTGGTATTCCTTCTGGTCATCCTGCTGCTGGTTGGTATTTTGCTGTATGCGAAAAAGAAGTTAACCCCATCGGGGTCAGTCGTTGTAAACATCAACGATGGTGAAAAAACGATTGAAACGGAGCCCGGTTCTACGTTACTTTCAACACTAGGAAATAATAAAATCTTCCTGCCGTCAGCGTGCGGTGGTGGTGGTACCTGTGGTATGTGCCGTTGCCAGGTCGATTCGGGAGCCGGAAGTATTCTTCCGACTGAAACCGGATTCTTCACCCGGAAAGAGCAGCAGAACAACTGGCGTCTTTCATGTCAGGTGAAAGTGAAAGAAGATATCGAAATGCGCGTCCCGCAGGAGGTGATGGGTATCAAGAAGTGGGAGTGTACAGTTGTTTCGAACAAGAACGTGGCTACCTTCATTAAGGAATTTGTGGTAAAACTGCCCGAAGGCGAAAACCTCGACTTCAAATCAGGTGGTTATATCCAGATTGATGTACCGAAAACTGAAGTGGACTTCAAGGATTTCGAGATCGACGAAAAATTCCGTGGTGATTGGGAGAAATTCGGTTTGTTCGATCTGAAGATGAAAAATCCGGAACCGACTTACCGTGCTTACTCTATGGCCAACCACCCGGCAGAGGGCAACATTGTGATGCTGAACATCCGTATTGCAACGCCTCCGTTCGACCGGGTTAACGGTGGATTCCAGAAAGTGAATCCGGGAATCTGTTCCTCTTACATCTACTCGCTGAAGCCGGGTGATAAGGTGACTATTTCAGGACCTTACGGTGAATTCTTCCTGAAGGATAACGATAACGAAATGATGTTCATTGGCGGTGGAGCCGGAATGGCACCGATGCGTTCGCACCTGTTCCACCTGTTCCACACGGTGAAAGAATCGAATAAGAAAGTAACTTTCTGGTACGGTGCCCGTTCCTGGAAAGAAGTTTTCTACTACGATCAGTTCCGTGACATCGAGAAGAACTTCCCGAATTTCGAATTCCATCTGGCTTTGTCGGAACCGCTTCCGGAAGATAACTGGGATGGCCCGACAGGTTTCATTCACCAGGTGATTTATGACAATTACCTGAGCAAGCACGAGGAACCCGAAGAGATTGACTACTATCTCTGCGGACCGCCGATGATGAATGACGCGGTAACCAAAATGCTTTACGAATTGGGCGTTCCGGATGAGAACGTACTGTTCGACGACTTTGGAGGTTAA
- the nqrC gene encoding NADH:ubiquinone reductase (Na(+)-transporting) subunit C: protein MDKNGNAYTFIYASVMVVLVAAVLSFAAMKLKAPQQENVKIEKQQSILKSLNIEVSADKAEQVYKKTITDSYVVNTKGEQIKGDAFTVNLKEEHAKPADEQKLPVYVADLGDQGKKYIIPVRGTGLWGPIWGYLAFDSDGSTIFGATFDDEGETPGLGAQIATEGFQKQFTGKSIFNSEGKFVSIFVAKSSEKGKANPKHSVDAISGGTITSKGLQKMLQVDLSKYTEFFKKIR from the coding sequence ATGGATAAGAACGGAAACGCTTACACATTTATATATGCTTCGGTAATGGTTGTTTTGGTAGCGGCGGTTCTGTCGTTTGCTGCCATGAAGCTGAAAGCACCGCAGCAGGAGAATGTGAAGATTGAGAAACAACAAAGCATACTGAAGTCGTTAAATATCGAAGTCAGCGCGGATAAGGCAGAGCAAGTCTACAAAAAGACGATTACCGACTCATACGTTGTTAACACCAAAGGCGAGCAAATCAAAGGTGATGCCTTTACCGTTAACCTGAAAGAGGAACATGCCAAGCCGGCTGATGAACAGAAATTACCTGTGTATGTTGCCGATTTGGGCGATCAAGGTAAGAAATACATCATTCCCGTAAGGGGAACCGGTTTGTGGGGACCTATTTGGGGATATCTTGCTTTTGACAGCGATGGAAGCACCATTTTTGGCGCAACCTTCGACGACGAAGGAGAGACACCCGGACTGGGAGCACAAATTGCCACCGAAGGATTTCAAAAGCAATTCACCGGCAAATCGATTTTCAATTCTGAAGGAAAATTTGTTTCCATTTTTGTGGCCAAATCAAGTGAGAAAGGTAAAGCTAATCCGAAACACAGTGTGGATGCCATTTCGGGTGGTACCATTACCAGTAAAGGATTGCAGAAGATGCTTCAGGTTGATTTGAGCAAATACACTGAATTCTTTAAAAAAATAAGATAA
- a CDS encoding NADH:ubiquinone reductase (Na(+)-transporting) subunit D: MSDKEPLFSKKNLRLLTDPLNSKNPITVQVLGICSALAVTAQLKPAVVMSLAVIVVTAFSNLIISMLRNTIPNRIRIIVQLVVIAALVILVDQILKAYVYDVSKQLSVFVGLIITNCIIMGRLEAFALGNKPIPAFLDGIGNGAGYGLILVIVAFFRELLGSGTLWGYHVIPASWYIDNGGWYSNNGMMILPPMALVTVGVIIWVQRAKNRELIED; this comes from the coding sequence ATGAGCGACAAGGAACCTTTATTCTCAAAAAAGAACCTGAGATTGCTGACCGACCCGCTGAACAGCAAAAACCCGATTACCGTTCAGGTATTAGGTATTTGCTCGGCACTGGCAGTAACCGCTCAGTTGAAACCGGCTGTGGTAATGTCGCTGGCTGTAATCGTGGTTACGGCATTTTCCAATTTAATTATATCAATGCTTCGTAATACCATTCCGAATCGGATCCGTATCATCGTTCAGTTGGTTGTTATTGCTGCATTGGTGATTCTGGTCGACCAGATTCTGAAGGCATATGTTTACGATGTAAGTAAGCAGTTGTCGGTATTCGTTGGTCTGATTATTACCAACTGTATCATTATGGGACGTCTGGAGGCATTTGCATTGGGTAATAAACCGATTCCGGCATTTCTCGATGGAATCGGTAACGGTGCAGGTTACGGCCTCATCCTGGTGATTGTTGCATTCTTCCGTGAGCTTCTGGGTTCGGGAACTCTCTGGGGATACCATGTGATTCCGGCCAGCTGGTACATCGATAACGGAGGATGGTATTCCAATAACGGTATGATGATTCTGCCTCCGATGGCATTGGTTACTGTAGGTGTCATCATCTGGGTACAGCGTGCCAAAAACCGTGAATTGATAGAGGACTAA
- a CDS encoding LTA synthase family protein has product MRERLTAFLRLFIFWFSYFISARIFFTVYEVSLTRKYAFSEILLAFLHGSRLDLSATGYFLMLNGLILTLSIIGGANVFRKIILGINRFFIALFALVIVGDAEIYRNWGSHLDSTPLMYLNTPKEMLASTSAGRWVLLFALIFSFAGLWLYLFKKFVSPKVNFSNAVRYTYALPMLLLTGAMILPVRGSLGIAPINTGSVYFSKDLYPNHVAVNSVWNFLYSLKKLRKMDPPYRFMPNEKADSLFHNLYAHQGSTKHLLKTEHPNVVLILLESFTAKMIEPLGGVPGITPNLNRWCHNGILFDHIYASGDRSAKGIVAVVSGFPAQPTASIIKLPQKTQLLPFISREMKTVGYNCSYYYGGNVDFANMRSYITLAGFDTIVSKKDFPEKDCNSKWGVHDHIMFKRLYDDISKSKGPFFKMLFTLSSHEPFDVPMKTVIKGNDEASKFMNSAYYTDKCLGAFLDSARKSSWWNNTLIVMVADHGHPQPGNSLPTDPLKYHIPLLFTGGALAVTDTVVHTYGSQTDIAATLLHQLSLNANQFRYSKDLLADSTKSFSFFAFNNGFGFLSDSATRVFDNTAKEYVTLKDSTKENDAFGKAYLQVMWNDFLNK; this is encoded by the coding sequence ATGCGCGAAAGATTAACTGCTTTTCTGAGACTCTTCATTTTCTGGTTTTCCTATTTTATTAGTGCCCGAATATTTTTTACCGTTTACGAAGTTTCGCTTACGCGGAAATATGCTTTTAGTGAAATCCTGCTCGCTTTTCTACACGGTTCCCGCCTCGATCTGTCGGCCACGGGCTATTTTCTGATGCTAAACGGATTGATCCTAACGCTGTCTATCATTGGTGGAGCGAATGTCTTCCGGAAAATCATTCTCGGAATCAATCGTTTTTTTATTGCACTCTTCGCGCTGGTCATTGTAGGCGATGCCGAAATTTACCGTAACTGGGGCAGTCACCTCGACAGCACTCCGCTGATGTACCTCAACACTCCCAAAGAGATGTTGGCATCGACCTCTGCCGGAAGGTGGGTCCTGCTCTTTGCCTTAATCTTTTCCTTTGCGGGATTATGGCTGTACCTTTTCAAGAAATTCGTATCTCCCAAAGTCAATTTCTCAAATGCCGTCAGGTATACCTATGCGCTCCCGATGCTGTTGCTCACCGGCGCAATGATTCTTCCCGTCAGGGGAAGTCTGGGAATTGCTCCCATCAACACCGGCTCGGTTTATTTTAGTAAGGATTTGTACCCGAACCACGTAGCAGTCAACTCGGTCTGGAACTTTTTGTACAGTCTGAAAAAACTGCGCAAGATGGATCCACCGTACCGTTTCATGCCCAATGAAAAAGCAGATTCATTATTTCATAACCTCTACGCCCATCAAGGCAGTACAAAACACCTTCTGAAAACAGAGCACCCCAATGTTGTCTTGATCCTGTTGGAAAGTTTCACTGCAAAAATGATTGAACCGCTCGGCGGTGTTCCCGGAATAACTCCGAACCTGAATCGCTGGTGTCACAACGGAATTTTATTTGACCATATATATGCCTCGGGCGACCGCTCAGCAAAGGGAATTGTGGCCGTAGTGAGTGGTTTTCCGGCACAACCAACAGCGTCCATTATCAAGCTTCCGCAGAAAACACAACTGCTTCCGTTCATCAGTCGTGAAATGAAAACCGTAGGCTACAATTGCAGTTACTACTACGGAGGGAATGTCGATTTTGCGAACATGCGTAGCTATATTACCCTTGCCGGATTCGATACCATAGTTTCGAAGAAAGATTTTCCGGAAAAAGACTGCAATTCCAAATGGGGAGTGCACGACCACATCATGTTCAAGCGACTGTACGACGATATCTCAAAAAGCAAGGGACCATTTTTCAAAATGCTGTTCACGCTGAGTTCCCACGAACCGTTTGATGTTCCCATGAAGACAGTTATCAAAGGAAACGATGAAGCATCGAAGTTCATGAACTCGGCTTATTACACCGACAAGTGCCTGGGAGCGTTCCTCGATTCGGCCCGGAAAAGTAGCTGGTGGAACAACACATTAATCGTTATGGTAGCCGACCATGGACATCCGCAGCCAGGGAATTCGTTGCCGACCGATCCGCTCAAATACCACATCCCGCTACTATTCACTGGCGGAGCTTTGGCGGTTACCGACACCGTTGTTCATACCTATGGAAGTCAAACCGACATCGCCGCTACGTTGCTACACCAGTTGAGCCTGAACGCGAACCAATTTCGTTACAGCAAAGACTTACTGGCCGACAGCACAAAAAGTTTTTCCTTTTTTGCGTTCAACAATGGTTTCGGATTTCTGAGCGATTCGGCTACTCGTGTTTTTGACAACACTGCAAAAGAATACGTCACATTAAAGGATTCGACGAAAGAGAACGACGCTTTTGGAAAGGCTTATTTGCAGGTAATGTGGAACGACTTTTTGAATAAATAA
- a CDS encoding NADH:ubiquinone reductase (Na(+)-transporting) subunit B yields MKAIRNLFDKAKPHFEKGGKFHMFKSVFGGFETFLFVPNHTNKNGTHIRDYVDLKRTMVIVVVSLIPALLFGMYNIGYQHNLAVGETADFWQTFFYGFIRVLPIVVVSYVTGLGIEFATAQMRGHEINEGFLVSGMLIPLVMPINTPLWMIAVATAFAVIFGKEVFGGTGMNILNPALTARAFLFFAYPSFMSGDSVWTRIGAGNHAVDGFSGATAMAQAAQGHPITYSVSDMFFGFIPGSIGETSTLAILIGAAILLWTGVGSWKIMLSAVLGGTVMGLLLNIFAVNAYMAVPFWEHFIMGGFAFGVVFMATDPVSAAQTPKGKWIYGFLIGFLAILIRVINPAYPEGVMLAILLMNVFAPLIDHYVVESNIKRRMKRATVKA; encoded by the coding sequence ATGAAAGCAATTAGAAATTTGTTCGATAAAGCAAAGCCCCATTTTGAAAAGGGTGGTAAATTTCACATGTTCAAATCGGTCTTTGGCGGATTCGAGACATTCTTGTTCGTCCCGAATCATACCAATAAGAACGGAACACACATCCGTGACTATGTTGACCTGAAGAGAACAATGGTGATTGTTGTCGTTTCCCTGATTCCCGCTTTGCTTTTCGGCATGTACAACATAGGTTATCAACACAATTTGGCTGTGGGAGAAACTGCTGATTTCTGGCAGACTTTCTTTTATGGTTTCATTCGTGTTTTACCAATCGTAGTCGTTTCGTATGTTACCGGATTGGGAATTGAGTTTGCCACGGCGCAGATGCGCGGGCACGAGATTAACGAAGGATTTCTCGTATCAGGTATGCTGATTCCGCTGGTTATGCCAATCAACACTCCACTGTGGATGATTGCAGTAGCCACCGCTTTTGCCGTCATTTTCGGTAAAGAGGTATTCGGTGGAACCGGTATGAACATACTGAACCCGGCACTTACGGCACGTGCGTTTCTCTTCTTTGCCTATCCGTCTTTCATGTCAGGCGATTCAGTCTGGACGCGAATCGGAGCTGGTAACCATGCAGTCGATGGTTTTTCAGGTGCGACCGCAATGGCGCAAGCAGCACAGGGACATCCCATCACGTATTCCGTTTCCGATATGTTCTTCGGATTTATTCCAGGCTCCATAGGTGAAACATCAACGCTGGCCATTCTGATTGGTGCAGCCATCTTGCTTTGGACCGGAGTTGGAAGCTGGAAAATCATGCTTTCAGCTGTATTGGGTGGAACCGTTATGGGACTTCTGCTGAATATTTTTGCTGTGAATGCTTATATGGCCGTTCCGTTCTGGGAGCATTTCATCATGGGTGGATTTGCCTTCGGTGTCGTATTTATGGCTACTGACCCGGTTTCGGCTGCACAAACACCGAAAGGAAAATGGATTTATGGTTTCCTCATCGGATTCCTGGCTATCCTGATTCGGGTTATCAACCCGGCTTATCCTGAAGGTGTGATGCTGGCCATCCTGCTGATGAACGTATTTGCTCCGCTGATTGACCACTATGTGGTAGAGAGCAACATTAAACGAAGAATGAAACGCGCAACTGTTAAAGCCTAA
- a CDS encoding Na(+)-translocating NADH-quinone reductase subunit A, which produces MSNVIKLKRGLDIQLKGRAEKILEQMDRPDTFAIKPTDFHGLTPKLAAKEGDKVKAGSPLFFDKYQPEVKYVSPVSGEVVAVNRGERRKILEVVVKADGENLSEEFRKANPADLSRDEVREELLRSGLWPAFKMRPYGIVARPDENPRDIFISCFDSAPLAPDYDYILSGEESAWQTGLDALSKLTDGKIYLGLPAEGANKVFANSKGVEIKRFQGPHPAGNVGIQLHTVAPLAKNEVVWTIQPQDVVAIGKLFEKGIYDPSRIIAFAGSEVKEPRYYRTWVGANLAGLFNGRLTNDHVRFISGNVLTGTRIESDGFLGFYDSMVSVIPEGDYYEAFGWALPGLNKFSPSHTFFSWLGSKKKKYRLDTNMHGEERAFVVSGEYEKVLPMDILPVYLLKAILANDIDKMEKLGIYDVVEEDMALCEYVCTSKIQVQSILRKGIDSMIKELG; this is translated from the coding sequence ATGTCAAACGTTATAAAGCTCAAGAGAGGTTTAGATATTCAGCTTAAGGGTAGGGCAGAGAAGATCCTGGAACAAATGGATCGCCCCGACACTTTCGCCATTAAACCTACCGACTTTCATGGGCTTACCCCGAAACTTGCAGCAAAAGAGGGAGACAAGGTAAAAGCCGGATCTCCGCTGTTTTTTGACAAGTATCAGCCGGAAGTAAAGTATGTTTCTCCGGTGAGCGGCGAGGTGGTTGCCGTCAACAGGGGTGAGCGTCGCAAGATTTTAGAGGTGGTTGTGAAGGCAGATGGTGAGAACCTGTCTGAGGAATTCCGGAAAGCTAATCCGGCTGATTTAAGCCGCGATGAAGTACGTGAGGAATTGCTCCGCTCGGGTTTGTGGCCGGCGTTTAAAATGCGACCTTACGGAATCGTGGCGCGCCCGGACGAAAATCCCAGGGATATCTTCATTTCGTGTTTCGACAGTGCCCCTCTGGCTCCTGATTATGATTACATTCTTAGCGGTGAAGAGAGCGCCTGGCAGACAGGTTTGGATGCCCTCAGTAAACTGACCGATGGTAAAATCTATCTGGGTCTTCCGGCTGAAGGTGCCAACAAAGTATTTGCCAATTCAAAAGGCGTTGAAATCAAACGTTTCCAGGGACCACATCCGGCAGGGAATGTAGGCATTCAATTGCATACCGTTGCTCCTCTTGCGAAGAATGAAGTCGTATGGACGATTCAGCCGCAGGATGTTGTTGCCATAGGTAAACTGTTTGAGAAAGGCATTTACGACCCGTCCCGAATTATTGCTTTTGCGGGCTCCGAGGTGAAAGAACCACGCTATTACCGTACGTGGGTTGGTGCTAACCTGGCAGGTTTGTTCAACGGCCGGTTGACCAACGATCATGTTCGTTTTATCAGTGGAAACGTACTAACCGGTACCCGTATCGAATCAGATGGATTCTTAGGATTTTACGATTCGATGGTTTCGGTTATCCCGGAAGGCGATTATTACGAAGCCTTCGGGTGGGCCCTCCCCGGATTGAATAAGTTTAGTCCGTCTCATACCTTCTTCTCATGGCTCGGTTCGAAGAAGAAGAAATACCGTCTGGATACCAATATGCACGGTGAAGAACGTGCGTTTGTTGTTTCGGGTGAATACGAAAAAGTATTACCGATGGACATTCTTCCTGTGTACTTGTTGAAAGCCATTTTGGCCAATGATATCGACAAGATGGAGAAATTGGGTATCTATGATGTTGTGGAAGAAGATATGGCGCTTTGCGAGTATGTTTGTACCTCAAAAATTCAGGTACAGAGCATCTTGAGAAAAGGCATTGACTCCATGATCAAAGAGTTAGGCTAA
- the nqrE gene encoding NADH:ubiquinone reductase (Na(+)-transporting) subunit E, whose translation MENYINLFVKSIFVDNMVFAYFLGMCSYLAVSKSVKTATGLGLAVIFVLGITVPVDYLLENYVLKEGALTWLSKDFANVDLDFLSFIMFIAVIASMVQLVEMVVEKYAPALYTNLGIFLPLIAVNCAILGGSLFMQQREFVDIGEATAYGLGSGVGWFLAIVAIAAIREKIQYSNVPAPLRGLGITFIITGLMGIAFMGFMGIKF comes from the coding sequence ATGGAAAATTATATTAACCTGTTTGTCAAGTCCATCTTTGTCGACAACATGGTATTCGCCTACTTCCTGGGAATGTGTTCCTACCTGGCGGTATCAAAATCGGTTAAAACGGCTACCGGACTCGGGCTTGCAGTCATATTTGTATTGGGAATCACCGTACCGGTGGATTACCTGCTTGAGAACTATGTATTGAAAGAAGGTGCGTTAACCTGGTTGAGTAAAGACTTTGCCAACGTTGATTTGGACTTCCTTAGCTTCATCATGTTCATCGCTGTTATCGCATCGATGGTACAGTTGGTGGAGATGGTCGTTGAAAAATATGCACCGGCTCTGTATACCAACCTGGGGATTTTTCTTCCCCTGATTGCAGTAAACTGTGCAATCCTCGGTGGTTCATTGTTCATGCAGCAGCGTGAATTTGTGGACATCGGCGAAGCAACAGCTTATGGTTTAGGCTCCGGCGTTGGCTGGTTCCTGGCGATTGTAGCTATTGCGGCCATCCGTGAAAAGATTCAGTACTCGAATGTACCGGCTCCGCTTCGTGGACTGGGTATTACATTCATCATTACTGGACTGATGGGGATTGCATTTATGGGCTTTATGGGAATTAAGTTTTAA
- a CDS encoding DUF5103 domain-containing protein, which produces MHHKSTIRIIFILTASLLFGTRLSAKNLPQKDNPDNENLLTNQVYSDNIHTVQFYREGWEFSQPVLVLGSDQHLVLKFDDLSGEAQTYSYTIKHCSADWTPSSLIESEYLDGFFENTIDDYEYSVNTTIPYVNYLLRIPNDDVKPKISGNYVLTVWNNYDHTKPVLTRRFFVVDQKVSVTGKVKPATYDSYRGPNQEVDFAIQHPDFSIQNPRDEVKVLLMQNGRWDNAKTDLLPQFIRENSLVYDYSEENVFKGGNEFRNFDMKSLRVNGKGIAGIQYLSPLFHVTLYPDKDRHGQDYHFENDLDGHYLVKQDNVTDSDVEADYAMVHFSLDIQAPLTEGNIYVFGELSGWQRNPSNQMAYSIERKQYELALLLKQGFYDYEYAYVRNDDGKIDTSLLEGSHVETENNYQIFVYYRGISSRYDQLIGYQVINSANQ; this is translated from the coding sequence ATGCATCATAAATCCACCATACGTATTATTTTCATCCTCACGGCTTCCCTCCTCTTTGGGACCAGATTATCAGCAAAAAATTTACCGCAAAAAGACAATCCCGATAACGAAAACCTCCTGACGAATCAGGTTTATAGCGATAATATTCATACTGTTCAATTTTACAGGGAAGGATGGGAATTTTCGCAGCCTGTTCTTGTTTTGGGCTCCGACCAACATTTGGTTCTTAAATTCGATGACCTTTCCGGTGAAGCGCAGACCTACAGTTACACCATCAAACACTGCTCTGCCGACTGGACTCCTTCCAGTTTGATTGAGTCGGAATACCTTGATGGCTTCTTTGAAAATACCATTGATGATTATGAATATTCGGTGAATACAACGATTCCGTACGTCAATTACCTGCTCCGAATTCCGAACGACGATGTCAAACCGAAAATTTCGGGCAATTACGTTTTAACTGTCTGGAACAATTACGATCACACAAAACCAGTGCTCACCCGGCGTTTTTTTGTGGTTGACCAAAAAGTGAGCGTAACCGGAAAAGTAAAACCAGCCACTTACGACAGCTACAGGGGACCGAATCAGGAAGTTGATTTTGCTATACAACACCCCGATTTTTCCATACAGAATCCGCGCGACGAAGTGAAAGTTTTGCTGATGCAAAACGGGCGCTGGGATAATGCAAAAACGGATTTGCTTCCGCAGTTTATCCGCGAAAACTCGTTGGTTTACGACTACAGCGAAGAAAACGTATTCAAGGGAGGAAATGAATTCCGGAATTTCGACATGAAAAGCCTGAGGGTAAATGGGAAAGGCATTGCCGGAATCCAATATCTGTCACCGCTTTTCCATGTTACTTTGTACCCTGACAAGGACCGCCACGGACAGGATTACCACTTTGAAAACGATTTGGACGGGCATTATCTCGTGAAACAGGACAATGTGACTGACAGTGATGTAGAAGCCGACTACGCGATGGTCCATTTTTCACTCGACATTCAGGCACCGCTTACCGAAGGAAACATTTATGTGTTCGGTGAACTTTCGGGCTGGCAGCGTAATCCGTCCAACCAGATGGCCTACAGCATCGAACGCAAACAATACGAATTGGCCCTGCTGCTGAAGCAAGGATTTTACGACTACGAATATGCTTATGTCCGGAATGATGATGGCAAGATCGATACTTCGCTGTTGGAAGGCAGCCACGTGGAAACCGAAAATAATTACCAGATTTTTGTTTACTACCGCGGCATCAGTTCGCGCTACGACCAGTTAATCGGCTACCAGGTTATCAATTCGGCCAATCAGTAG